The Candidatus Schekmanbacteria bacterium genome has a window encoding:
- a CDS encoding LamG domain-containing protein → MKKILYLLTICICIICFQNKADALPITSGLIAYWTGNSITNDSSVNNNNGTLQGGTTYAPGIIGEAFSFDGINDYVSVADNPLWTFSGDFTINLWANLSSIPSSSIGQPDSVFIGHDNGGGYQNKWFFALGGGKLNFHINGPGAGGSAFLAQTPFSPALGEWNNLSVVKSGSTYTIYINGIEGNSQTSSLVIPDATVPLTIGQAEGFFTEGLIDEIAIYDRALSQTEIAALASVAAVPEPETSFLFALGSILLGIVGYKKN, encoded by the coding sequence ATGAAAAAGATATTATATCTGTTGACAATTTGCATATGCATAATCTGTTTTCAAAATAAAGCGGATGCACTTCCCATAACATCGGGCTTGATTGCCTATTGGACGGGAAATAGCATCACCAATGATTCATCGGTAAACAATAACAATGGCACATTGCAGGGAGGTACGACCTATGCGCCCGGTATAATTGGCGAAGCATTCAGCTTTGATGGAATTAACGACTATGTAAGTGTAGCCGACAATCCTCTCTGGACTTTCAGTGGAGATTTTACAATCAATTTATGGGCAAATCTTTCTTCCATTCCTTCCTCAAGCATAGGACAACCTGACTCTGTTTTTATAGGACATGACAACGGAGGCGGATATCAGAACAAATGGTTTTTTGCTCTCGGCGGAGGAAAATTGAACTTCCACATTAATGGTCCCGGCGCTGGAGGAAGCGCATTTCTTGCCCAAACACCTTTTTCACCTGCTCTTGGAGAATGGAATAATCTTTCAGTAGTTAAATCAGGCAGTACATATACCATTTACATCAATGGGATAGAAGGAAACTCGCAAACATCATCCCTTGTCATACCGGACGCAACAGTTCCGCTTACAATTGGTCAGGCAGAGGGTTTTTTTACTGAAGGGCTAATCGATGAAATCGCAATCTACGATAGAGCGCTCTCACAAACTGAAATAGCCGCCCTTGCAAGTGTAGCGGCAGTGCCGGAACCTGAAACATCCTTTCTTTTTGCGTTAGGCAGTATATTGCTTGGAATTGTGGGCTACAAAAAAAATTAA